One Setaria viridis chromosome 5, Setaria_viridis_v4.0, whole genome shotgun sequence genomic region harbors:
- the LOC117856842 gene encoding phosphoacetylglucosamine mutase, whose product MAANQEQEQEQRRRLLDVASRFPLPSGCRFSYGTAGFRADGATMAPAVCRAGILAALRSLKLAGAAVGIVITASHNPVGDNGVKIADPDGGMMAQHWEPFADALANAPDPDALLQLVLQFVKDEGIPLGGHHRAQVLLGRDTRPTGGYLLGAALQGINAVVGSHAIDMGILTTPQLHWMVRCKNKGIKASESDYFTQLINSFRRMLELVPKDKGGDELAKKLIVDGANGIGGVKLEQIKAELSGLDIIVRNSGKEGEGILNHMCGADFVQKERVTPHGFSSEDLGVRCASLDGDADRLVYFRMSSASDNKVDLVDGDKILSLFALFIREQLDIINKNGSQVNKSLPARLGIVQTAYANGASTQFLKNLGLEVVFTPTGVKYLHKKALEYDIGIYFEANGHGTVVFSEDFISQLESLSNELSQAANGSAQYHAAMRLMAASQLINQAVGDALSGLLLVEAILQYKGWSFQNWCELYSDLPSRQLKVKVIDRSSIVTTDAETKVSQPSSLQELIDKETANYTHGRCFVRPSGTEDVVRVYAEASTQVEADSLAKSVARHVEHLLG is encoded by the exons ATGGCCGCCAatcaggagcaggagcaggagcagcgccgccgcctcctcgacgTCGCGTCCCGCTTCCCTCTCCCGAGCG GCTGCAGGTTCTCCTATGGCACGGCGGGATTCCGCGCCGACGGCGCCACCATGGCGCCCGCCGTCTGCCGCGCCGgcatcctcgccgcgctccgctccctcaagctcgccggcgccgccgtcgggatCGTCATCACCGCCTCCCACAACCCCGTCGGCGACAACGGCGTCAAGATCGCCGACCCGGACGGTGGCATGATGGCCCAGCACTGGGAGCCCTTCGCCGACGCCCTCGCCAACGCCCCCGACCCCGACGCCCTCCTGCAG CTGGTCCTTCAGTTTGTCAAGGACGAGGGAATTCCATTGGGGGGCCACCACAGAGCGCAAGTGCTGCTTGGCAGAGATACTAGACCAACAGGAGGGTACCTCCTTGGTGCCGCACTGCAG GGGATAAATGCGGTAGTTGGCTCACACGCAATTGATATGGGAATTTTGACCACCCCTCAACTGCATTGGATGGTCCGGTGCAAAAACAAAGGCATCAAGGCTTCCGAGTCAGATTATTTTACACAACTTATCAACTCGTTCAG GCGTATGTTGGAATTAGTGCCAAAAGATAAAGGTGGAGATGAGCTTGCCAAGAAACTAATTGTGGATGGAGCAAATGGTATTGGTGGGGTGAAGCTCGAACAAATAAAAGCAGAGCTTTCAGGCCTGGATATTATTGTGAGGAATTCGGGTAAGGAAGGAGAAGGGATACTAAATCACATGTGTGGTGCTGACTTTGTTCAAAAGGAGCGAGTTACTCCTCATGGCTTTAGCTCTGAAGATCTTGGTGTCAG GTGTGCAAGTCTGGATGGTGACGCTGATCGACTTGTCTACTTCCGCATGTCATCAGCTAGTGACAATAAGGTTGATCTTGTTGATGGTGACAAGATACTATCTCTGTTTGCCCTGTTTATCAGAGAGCAGCTAGATATTATCAATAAAAATGGCAGTCAAGTAAACAAATCATTGCCTGCAAGGCTTGGCATAGTTCAGACAGCTTATGCAAATGGAGCGTCGACACAGTTTCTCAAGAACCTTGGCCTTGAAGTGGTATTCACTCCTACTGGAGTGAAATATCTGCACAAAAAGGCTTTAGAGTATGACATTGGTATATATTTTGAAGCCAATGGACACGGGACTGTAGTATTCTCGGAGGATTTCATTTCTCAACTAGAGTCATTAAGCAACGAGCTCTCTCAAGCTGCAAATG GTTCAGCACAGTATCATGCTGCAATGAGACTGATGGCAGCTAGTCAGCTGATCAATCAGGCAGTTGGTGATGCTCTGAGTGGTCTGCTTCTAGTGGAGGCTATTTTGCAGTATAAGGGATGGTCATTTCAGAATTGGTGTGAACTATATAGTGATTTACCCAGCAGACAGTTGAAG GTGAAAGTTATTGATCGAAGTTCAATTGTCACGACAGACGCAGAGACAAAAGTTAGTCAACCTTCTAGTTTGCAAGAATTGATAGATAAGGAGACTG CCAACTATACTCACGGCCGATGCTTTGTGCGTCCATCTGGTACAGAAGATGTGGTACGGGTGTATGCCGAGGCATCAACACAGGTGGAAGCCGATAGTCTTGCAAAATCTGTAGCACGCCATGTGGAACACCTTCTTGGA
- the LOC117856843 gene encoding uncharacterized protein isoform X2: protein MGRVGKMKYVVMTSGVVSGLGNGVAASSIGVVLKACGLRVTFIMIDPFLNTDAGTMSPDEDEYREVFVLDDGNEYCRLTWILETTRDS from the exons ATGGGTCGTGTGGGGAAGATGAAGTACGTGGTGATGACCAGCGGCGTGGTGAGCGGGCTAGGGAACGGTGTCGCCGCCAGCAGCATCGGCGTCGTCCTCAAGGCCTGCGGTTTGCGCGTCACCTTCATCATGATAG ATCCATTTTTAAATACTGATGCTGGAACGATGTCTCCTGACGAAGATGAATACCGAGAGGTTTTTGTTTTGGATGATGGCAACGAG TATTGTAGGTTGACATGGATATTGGAAACTACGAGAGATTCCTAG
- the LOC117856843 gene encoding uncharacterized protein isoform X1 — protein sequence MGRVGKMKYVVMTSGVVSGLGNGVAASSIGVVLKACGLRVTFIMIDPFLNTDAGTMSPDEDEYREVFVLDDGNEVDMDIGNYERFLDAE from the exons ATGGGTCGTGTGGGGAAGATGAAGTACGTGGTGATGACCAGCGGCGTGGTGAGCGGGCTAGGGAACGGTGTCGCCGCCAGCAGCATCGGCGTCGTCCTCAAGGCCTGCGGTTTGCGCGTCACCTTCATCATGATAG ATCCATTTTTAAATACTGATGCTGGAACGATGTCTCCTGACGAAGATGAATACCGAGAGGTTTTTGTTTTGGATGATGGCAACGAG GTTGACATGGATATTGGAAACTACGAGAGATTCCTAGATGCTGAATAA